The following coding sequences lie in one Halococcus hamelinensis 100A6 genomic window:
- a CDS encoding DUF7282 domain-containing protein has translation MTSPRRRRRAGVALVALVVLATVAGVMALPATAQDAGDANGTASFNRSTVTEHRGDIAAIPVTLSGTTSATVTVGSGAVNYATNVTVNDTDADGQVTLRMNTYLAGAGENESEVYRAGNDTVTETNRTTEPLDTPLEASTYNLSVAVDGRETDTASLELMGRTDGDLVTWTAPAASFDNITTARDVATAVNAGRITTTDSVANGDVAVNQFRVSGVYGALAASNFSTLVETGTLDLSMVQTNPETNRPPKRLDLERSLENDSIRVIPDGGNDVLYVNVNTTTAVFENGSLAAGDEFETALTLNGSEGFAGDDRTVSANVTMVGAELGLGALSLSADTNQTVRGTTSVAPGSEVTVRLQRNASDSFVKTNTTRVRPNGSFAATFNLSQVAAGTPVMVEATGPLNTSDSTSAVVRASQSTDTAGGTASVSLADQTTGGETIRLDSVTLPAGGFVVVNASNGSAERAVGVSSYLENGTSRNVTVQLDQPLDDDARVRAVVHADSNENQVYDFASANGTQDRPYTVDGTPVAASARATVVETTQRTSTGANASTAPNATGTLVTTAAGADTQGTTMGAETTDETGPGLGPVVAVLAVLVAGLAAWRVR, from the coding sequence GTGACCAGCCCACGACGCCGCCGCCGAGCCGGCGTGGCGCTCGTCGCGCTCGTCGTTCTCGCGACGGTCGCCGGCGTGATGGCCCTCCCGGCGACCGCACAGGACGCCGGCGACGCGAACGGAACCGCGAGCTTCAACCGCTCGACCGTCACCGAGCACCGCGGCGACATCGCCGCGATCCCGGTGACCCTCTCGGGGACGACGAGCGCGACCGTCACGGTCGGGAGCGGGGCGGTCAACTACGCGACCAACGTCACGGTCAACGACACCGACGCCGACGGGCAGGTCACGCTGCGCATGAACACCTACCTCGCGGGAGCCGGCGAGAACGAGAGTGAGGTCTACCGCGCCGGCAACGACACCGTCACCGAGACGAACCGCACGACGGAGCCGCTCGACACACCGCTCGAAGCCAGCACGTACAACCTCTCGGTCGCGGTCGACGGTCGCGAGACCGACACCGCCTCGCTCGAACTCATGGGTCGGACGGACGGCGACCTCGTGACGTGGACCGCGCCGGCGGCGAGCTTCGACAACATCACCACCGCCCGCGACGTGGCCACCGCGGTCAACGCCGGGCGGATCACGACGACCGACTCGGTCGCGAACGGCGACGTCGCGGTGAACCAGTTCCGCGTCTCCGGGGTCTACGGTGCGCTCGCGGCCTCGAACTTCTCGACGCTCGTCGAGACCGGCACGCTGGACCTCTCGATGGTGCAGACCAACCCCGAGACCAACCGACCGCCAAAACGCCTCGACTTGGAACGGAGCCTCGAAAACGACTCGATACGGGTGATCCCCGACGGCGGGAACGACGTGCTCTACGTCAACGTCAACACCACCACGGCGGTCTTCGAGAACGGGAGTCTCGCCGCCGGCGACGAGTTCGAAACCGCGCTCACGCTCAACGGCAGCGAGGGCTTCGCGGGCGACGACCGAACGGTCTCGGCGAACGTCACCATGGTCGGGGCCGAGCTCGGGCTGGGGGCGCTCTCGCTCTCGGCCGACACCAATCAGACGGTCCGGGGAACGACGAGCGTCGCCCCCGGCAGCGAGGTGACGGTCCGCCTCCAGCGCAACGCCTCCGACTCGTTCGTCAAGACCAACACCACGCGGGTGAGGCCCAACGGGAGCTTCGCCGCGACGTTCAACCTCTCGCAGGTCGCGGCCGGAACGCCGGTGATGGTCGAGGCCACCGGGCCGCTCAACACCAGCGACAGCACGAGCGCGGTCGTCCGGGCGAGCCAGTCGACCGACACCGCCGGCGGAACCGCCTCGGTGTCGCTCGCCGACCAGACCACCGGCGGCGAGACGATCCGCCTCGACAGCGTGACGCTGCCCGCCGGCGGGTTCGTCGTCGTCAACGCCTCGAACGGCTCCGCCGAACGGGCCGTCGGGGTGTCGAGCTACCTCGAAAACGGCACCAGCCGGAACGTGACCGTCCAGCTCGACCAGCCGCTCGACGACGATGCCCGGGTGCGCGCGGTGGTCCACGCCGACTCGAACGAGAACCAGGTCTACGACTTCGCGAGCGCGAACGGGACCCAGGACCGGCCGTACACCGTCGACGGAACCCCGGTAGCGGCGAGCGCGCGGGCGACCGTCGTGGAGACGACCCAGCGCACGAGCACGGGTGCGAACGCCTCGACCGCCCCGAACGCGACGGGAACGCTCGTGACCACGGCGGCCGGGGCTGACACGCAGGGGACGACGATGGGAGCCGAGACGACTGACGAGACTGGACCCGGTCTCGGCCCCGTGGTCGCCGTTCTCGCGGTGCTGGTCGCGGGCCTGGCCGCGTGGCGCGTGCGCTGA
- a CDS encoding fibrillarin-like rRNA/tRNA 2'-O-methyltransferase, translated as MTLPSGVAYREFDGEERLATRGEPVYGEPTAEGWRAWDARRSKLGAMYERGMDPGLQDGDRVLYLGAANGTTASHVADVARVVYAVEFAARPMRDLVDVAATRDSLVPFLKDARKPASYGHVVEADLDVVVQDVATRGQARVACANRRFLADDGRLAAVIKARSEDTVRDPEAVFEDALDDLRTEYRVLETKRLDPFHADHLAVVAEPR; from the coding sequence ATGACCCTGCCATCGGGGGTCGCCTACCGCGAGTTCGACGGCGAGGAGCGCCTCGCGACCCGTGGCGAACCGGTCTACGGCGAACCGACCGCCGAGGGCTGGCGCGCGTGGGACGCCCGGCGCTCGAAGCTCGGCGCGATGTACGAACGCGGGATGGATCCCGGACTCCAGGACGGCGACCGGGTGCTCTACCTCGGCGCGGCGAACGGCACCACCGCGAGCCACGTCGCCGACGTCGCGCGGGTGGTCTACGCGGTCGAGTTCGCCGCCCGCCCGATGCGCGACCTCGTCGACGTGGCCGCGACGCGCGACTCCCTGGTCCCGTTCCTGAAGGACGCGCGAAAGCCCGCGAGCTACGGTCACGTCGTCGAGGCCGACCTCGACGTGGTAGTTCAGGACGTGGCGACCCGGGGACAGGCACGCGTCGCGTGTGCGAACCGGCGGTTCCTCGCCGACGATGGTCGGCTGGCCGCGGTGATCAAGGCCCGAAGCGAGGACACCGTCCGCGACCCCGAGGCCGTCTTCGAGGACGCGCTCGACGACCTCCGGACGGAGTATCGGGTCCTCGAAACGAAACGGCTCGACCCGTTCCACGCCGACCACCTCGCCGTGGTCGCCGAGCCGCGCTGA
- a CDS encoding NOP5/NOP56 family protein translates to MTEGWFAGLASDDPAARDRIREGSADAPADWPALAVEAGFAADADEYYAALHDAATEAARTAATERERADDRQVIHAVRAMDDTERTANELAERVAEWAGSRSNDAGTGIEFCRELAREPADDPADERVRSLAGRAVALDDERAALETFLERVLPTVAPNLAALAGPTLAARLLSLAGGLKSLARTSSSTVQLLGAEEALFAHLRGTAPSPKHGVIYVHEAVRGTRPEKRGSAARALAGKLTIAARIDHYAGDRRPELDDDLADRIAQIRSGTERER, encoded by the coding sequence ATGACAGAGGGATGGTTCGCGGGGCTCGCGTCCGACGACCCGGCGGCCCGCGACCGCATCCGGGAGGGGAGCGCGGACGCCCCGGCCGACTGGCCCGCGCTGGCGGTCGAGGCCGGCTTCGCCGCCGACGCGGACGAGTACTACGCGGCGCTCCACGACGCGGCGACCGAGGCGGCCCGGACGGCTGCGACCGAACGCGAGCGCGCCGACGACCGCCAGGTTATCCACGCCGTCCGTGCGATGGACGACACCGAACGGACGGCGAACGAACTCGCGGAACGCGTCGCCGAGTGGGCGGGAAGCCGCTCGAACGACGCGGGAACCGGTATCGAGTTCTGTCGCGAACTGGCTCGGGAACCAGCCGACGACCCCGCGGACGAGCGGGTTCGCTCGCTCGCGGGTCGCGCGGTCGCGCTCGACGACGAACGCGCCGCGCTCGAAACGTTCCTCGAACGGGTCCTCCCGACGGTCGCCCCGAACCTCGCGGCGCTCGCCGGGCCGACGCTCGCGGCCCGCCTCCTCTCGCTCGCCGGCGGGCTGAAATCGCTGGCGAGGACGTCGAGCAGCACCGTCCAGCTCCTCGGCGCGGAGGAGGCGCTGTTCGCCCACCTTCGCGGAACCGCTCCCTCCCCGAAACACGGCGTGATCTACGTCCACGAGGCCGTCCGCGGCACGCGCCCCGAGAAACGAGGGTCGGCGGCGCGCGCCCTCGCCGGGAAGCTCACGATCGCCGCCCGGATCGACCACTACGCCGGCGACCGCCGGCCCGAACTCGACGACGACCTGGCCGACCGGATCGCCCAGATCCGCAGCGGCACGGAGCGCGAGCGATGA
- a CDS encoding ferritin-like domain-containing protein produces MTDENTVREESDGPLDFFETMTEKLGSRRKFMGDAAKVGAGAVALSAVGAGTASAFHESSDVDILNYALTLEHLEATYYAEFLDEHSESDVEGSAVAQYFARPTLRYSLYQQIEDVADHEAQHVDALSQTISDLGGTPVEAAEYTFPYDSMEEFVALSDRIEAVGVSAYAGAAPYIENQDVLAAALSIHSVEANHSTFFNVLNLQRAAPNAFNPARNKDQVLGIVTPLIDS; encoded by the coding sequence ATGACAGACGAAAACACCGTACGCGAGGAGTCCGACGGACCGCTCGATTTCTTCGAGACGATGACCGAGAAGCTGGGTTCGCGCCGGAAGTTCATGGGCGACGCCGCGAAGGTCGGTGCCGGTGCCGTCGCGCTCTCGGCCGTGGGGGCCGGGACCGCGAGCGCCTTCCACGAATCCAGCGACGTCGACATCCTGAACTACGCGCTGACGCTCGAACACCTCGAAGCGACCTACTACGCGGAGTTCCTCGACGAACACTCCGAGAGCGACGTCGAGGGCTCGGCGGTGGCTCAGTACTTCGCTCGACCCACCCTCCGCTACTCGCTCTATCAGCAGATCGAGGACGTCGCGGACCACGAGGCCCAGCACGTCGACGCGCTGAGCCAGACCATCTCCGACCTCGGCGGCACGCCCGTCGAGGCCGCGGAGTACACCTTCCCCTACGACTCGATGGAGGAGTTCGTCGCCCTCTCGGACCGCATCGAAGCGGTCGGTGTCTCGGCCTACGCGGGTGCCGCACCGTACATCGAGAACCAAGACGTGCTCGCGGCCGCGCTCTCGATCCACAGCGTGGAGGCCAACCACTCGACGTTCTTCAACGTCCTCAACCTCCAGCGTGCCGCGCCGAACGCGTTCAACCCGGCCCGAAACAAGGACCAGGTGCTCGGCATCGTCACGCCGCTCATCGACTCGTAG
- a CDS encoding HVO_2753 family zinc finger protein has translation MSQSDADGTPARTCVSCGINISGTNAAKFPCPDCGHQIYRDANCRKQSTLYECPRCGFTGP, from the coding sequence ATGAGTCAGAGCGATGCCGACGGTACGCCCGCGCGGACCTGTGTCTCGTGTGGGATCAACATCTCCGGGACCAACGCCGCGAAGTTCCCGTGTCCCGACTGTGGCCACCAGATCTACCGCGACGCAAACTGCCGCAAGCAGAGCACCCTCTACGAATGCCCGCGGTGTGGCTTCACGGGGCCGTAA
- a CDS encoding elongation factor 1-beta: protein MGKVAAKLKVMPESPDVDLDELQGELEESLPEGAKINGFERDDVAFGLVALLPTVIVPDDAGGTESVEEAFAALDRVESVAVENVGRI from the coding sequence ATGGGGAAAGTCGCCGCGAAGCTCAAAGTGATGCCCGAGAGCCCCGACGTCGACCTCGACGAACTCCAGGGCGAGCTCGAAGAGAGCCTGCCGGAGGGCGCGAAGATCAACGGGTTCGAGCGCGACGACGTCGCCTTCGGGCTGGTCGCGCTGCTCCCCACCGTCATCGTCCCCGACGACGCGGGCGGGACGGAGTCCGTCGAGGAGGCCTTCGCCGCCCTCGACCGCGTCGAGAGCGTCGCGGTCGAGAACGTCGGCCGGATCTGA
- a CDS encoding 50S ribosomal protein L21e → MPNSKGPLKKTRNKLSNDPRERGTSPPQRAIEDFDEGEHVHLRLDPSVPDGRFHPRFNGHTGEVLGRQGRAYRVRINDGGKDKTLIAIPAHLRRQE, encoded by the coding sequence ATGCCCAACTCCAAGGGACCCCTCAAGAAGACCCGGAATAAACTCTCGAACGACCCGCGCGAGCGCGGCACCTCGCCGCCCCAGCGCGCCATCGAGGACTTCGACGAGGGCGAACACGTCCACCTTCGCCTCGACCCCAGCGTCCCCGACGGCCGATTCCACCCCCGATTCAACGGCCACACCGGCGAGGTGCTCGGTCGGCAGGGCCGGGCCTACCGGGTCCGGATCAACGACGGCGGCAAGGACAAGACCCTGATCGCGATCCCCGCCCACCTCCGCCGACAGGAATGA
- a CDS encoding RNA polymerase Rpb4 family protein has translation MTIFKRKLDEEYLTLAETKELLADIEAERAADPDRELRYELHRAIEHVNRFSELTVEESQEFVDELDGFEKIDEPTAYKIANLKPANRDELRAVFAQERYSLSGDELDEVLDVVARYA, from the coding sequence ATGACGATCTTCAAGCGGAAACTCGACGAGGAGTACCTCACGCTCGCCGAGACCAAGGAGCTCCTCGCCGACATCGAGGCCGAACGCGCCGCCGACCCCGACCGGGAGCTGCGCTACGAGCTCCACCGAGCGATCGAGCACGTCAACCGGTTCTCGGAGCTCACGGTCGAGGAGTCCCAGGAGTTCGTCGACGAACTCGACGGGTTCGAGAAGATCGACGAGCCCACAGCGTACAAGATCGCGAACCTCAAACCCGCCAACCGCGACGAGCTCCGGGCGGTGTTCGCCCAGGAGCGCTACTCCCTCTCGGGCGACGAGCTCGACGAGGTGCTCGACGTCGTCGCTCGGTACGCCTGA
- a CDS encoding DUF655 domain-containing protein, with the protein MSDAEQSSDTDDRRVVVLDLLPNGRADDDRPPNRKSPLAYCLGEADFSLVELTLADETDIGFSDRVRPDDEGVERFRSVTFEDVSSAARSELEYAVEDLIDRDERRFVDFYNDAQPISLRLHQLNLLPGIGKKLRNSILDERKRTPFESFADLEERVAGLHRPKEILVERILEELRDEDLKYRIFVGREPTEE; encoded by the coding sequence ATGAGCGACGCCGAGCAGAGCAGCGATACGGACGACCGCCGTGTCGTCGTGCTCGACCTCCTGCCGAATGGCCGCGCCGACGACGACCGACCGCCCAATCGGAAATCCCCGCTCGCCTACTGTCTCGGGGAGGCCGACTTCTCGCTCGTCGAACTCACGCTCGCCGACGAGACGGATATCGGTTTCAGCGACCGGGTTCGCCCCGACGACGAGGGCGTCGAGCGGTTCCGGTCGGTCACCTTCGAGGACGTATCGAGCGCCGCGCGCTCGGAGCTCGAGTACGCCGTCGAGGACCTCATCGACCGCGATGAGAGGCGGTTCGTCGACTTCTACAACGACGCCCAGCCGATCAGCCTCCGGCTCCACCAGCTCAATCTCCTCCCGGGGATCGGCAAGAAGCTTCGAAACTCGATCCTCGACGAGCGAAAGCGGACGCCGTTCGAGAGCTTCGCGGACCTCGAAGAGCGCGTCGCGGGCCTCCACCGCCCGAAGGAGATCCTCGTCGAGCGGATCCTCGAAGAGCTCCGGGACGAGGACCTGAAGTACCGGATCTTCGTGGGGCGCGAGCCGACCGAGGAGTGA
- a CDS encoding 16S ribosomal RNA methyltransferase A produces MTEPEGSRARRDPDALLARAGVRGDRNQDQHFLVDDRVLDRLPEYATAFDTSHVLEVGAGTGGLTDRLLADAERVTAVERDVRLVEFLREEFAGAVDAGRLDVVAGDALDVDLPEFSASVSNLPYGSSSELLFRLLPRERPLVVMVQAEFAERMVADPGSSEYGRLSVTAGHYADAEIVERVPREAFSPPPAVESAVVRTTPRDPDYDVPEDAFFAFVRGVFTQRRKTMRNAIRNTTHITGIADAAAVVAAADEDLLASRAGELRPQEFAALTTLAIEDGGLAV; encoded by the coding sequence ATGACCGAACCCGAGGGTTCGCGAGCCCGGCGCGATCCCGACGCGTTGCTGGCGCGGGCGGGTGTTCGTGGCGACCGAAACCAGGACCAGCACTTCCTCGTCGACGACCGGGTGCTCGACCGGCTCCCCGAGTACGCGACGGCGTTCGACACGAGCCACGTCCTCGAGGTCGGGGCGGGCACCGGCGGGCTGACCGACCGACTGCTCGCTGACGCCGAGCGCGTGACGGCGGTCGAGCGGGACGTCCGCCTCGTGGAGTTCCTCCGCGAGGAGTTCGCGGGGGCGGTCGATGCCGGACGGCTCGACGTGGTCGCCGGCGACGCGCTCGACGTCGACCTCCCCGAGTTCTCCGCCTCGGTCTCGAACCTCCCCTACGGGAGTTCGAGCGAGCTGTTGTTCCGACTCCTGCCGCGAGAGCGCCCGCTCGTGGTGATGGTGCAAGCGGAGTTCGCCGAGCGGATGGTCGCCGATCCCGGGAGTTCGGAGTACGGCCGGCTGTCGGTGACGGCGGGCCACTACGCCGACGCCGAGATCGTCGAGCGGGTCCCACGGGAGGCGTTCTCGCCACCGCCCGCCGTCGAGAGCGCGGTGGTACGGACCACGCCGCGCGACCCCGACTACGACGTCCCCGAGGACGCCTTCTTCGCGTTCGTCCGCGGCGTGTTCACCCAGCGCCGGAAGACGATGCGCAACGCGATCCGCAACACGACCCACATCACCGGCATCGCCGATGCGGCGGCCGTCGTCGCGGCCGCGGACGAGGACCTGCTCGCGAGCCGCGCGGGCGAACTCCGGCCCCAGGAGTTCGCCGCGCTCACGACCCTCGCGATCGAGGACGGAGGGCTCGCGGTGTGA
- a CDS encoding mechanosensitive ion channel family protein: MILATGFVRWLQTTYLSSTGSRVLGTFGALLLLGVVVYLVDRAGRPFKNRYSSRLTEAFQAGIVAVWLILTVVWVTVVWNITWALDIVINTLSINRLTAVRALFTVTAIIVAYLFVRLLNRSIDRLSEEHGAITDHQSEMAYHVADVGVFVVVGFVSLAIWGISLGNLFLSAGVLGAIVGLAGRETIGAITAGFVLLFSRPFHVGDWIQTADHEGVVRDVTIVNTKLRTFDDEHVLIPNDEITSNPLVNRSENDRLRLDLEVGVDYETDLDRAMEVAQEAMTDVEAVREMPAPRVISKRFAESGIVLELRWWIGNPSAQREWKAKTAVITGVKTAFDREGISIPYPQRTLSAREEATFEVDEMASEGVPRSDAATDGGE, translated from the coding sequence GTGATCCTCGCGACCGGATTCGTGCGATGGCTCCAGACGACGTATCTCTCGTCGACGGGGTCGCGCGTGCTCGGAACTTTCGGGGCGTTGCTACTGCTCGGGGTCGTGGTCTACCTCGTCGACCGCGCTGGGCGACCGTTCAAGAACCGCTATAGCTCCCGGCTCACCGAGGCGTTCCAGGCGGGCATCGTCGCGGTCTGGCTGATACTCACCGTCGTCTGGGTCACGGTGGTCTGGAACATCACGTGGGCGCTCGACATCGTCATCAACACGTTGTCGATAAACCGACTGACAGCGGTCCGGGCCCTGTTCACCGTCACGGCGATCATCGTCGCCTATCTCTTCGTTCGACTGCTGAATCGCTCGATCGATCGCCTTTCGGAGGAACACGGCGCGATCACCGACCATCAAAGCGAGATGGCCTACCACGTCGCCGACGTCGGGGTGTTCGTGGTCGTTGGGTTCGTCTCGCTCGCGATCTGGGGCATCAGCCTCGGGAACCTCTTCCTCAGCGCGGGCGTCCTCGGAGCGATCGTGGGGCTTGCGGGCCGTGAGACGATCGGCGCGATCACCGCGGGGTTCGTCCTGCTGTTCTCGCGGCCGTTCCACGTCGGCGACTGGATCCAAACCGCAGACCACGAAGGTGTGGTTCGTGACGTCACGATCGTCAACACCAAACTCCGGACGTTCGACGACGAGCACGTCCTGATCCCGAACGACGAGATCACCTCGAACCCGCTGGTGAATCGCTCGGAGAACGACCGCCTCCGACTCGACCTCGAAGTCGGCGTCGACTACGAGACCGACCTCGACCGCGCGATGGAGGTCGCCCAGGAGGCGATGACGGACGTCGAGGCGGTTCGGGAGATGCCCGCCCCGCGCGTCATCTCGAAACGGTTCGCGGAGTCGGGGATCGTCCTCGAACTCCGGTGGTGGATCGGCAACCCGAGCGCCCAACGGGAGTGGAAGGCCAAGACCGCCGTCATCACCGGGGTGAAGACCGCCTTCGACCGGGAGGGGATCTCGATCCCCTACCCGCAGCGCACCCTCAGCGCGCGCGAGGAGGCCACCTTCGAGGTCGACGAGATGGCCTCGGAGGGGGTTCCGAGGTCGGATGCGGCCACCGACGGGGGCGAGTGA
- a CDS encoding HemK2/MTQ2 family protein methyltransferase, whose product MGLDARRDRDRVYQPAEDSDLLATAAREAASSTDRVLDVGTGSGYVAHEVAETGARAIGVDPNPHACREARDHGIETVRGDLTAPFAPDSFDLVTFNPPYLPTDPDDEADDWMGVALSGGETGRAVIEPFLADVGRVLAPSGHVLLLVSSLSDIDVVRERAAAAGFEASAVAEDSFPFEKLLILRLDPV is encoded by the coding sequence ATGGGGCTCGACGCCCGCCGCGACCGCGACCGGGTCTACCAGCCGGCCGAGGATTCGGATCTCCTCGCGACCGCCGCGCGCGAGGCGGCGTCCTCGACCGATCGAGTACTCGATGTCGGCACCGGATCGGGCTACGTCGCCCACGAGGTGGCCGAGACCGGAGCCCGGGCCATCGGTGTGGACCCGAACCCCCACGCCTGTCGGGAGGCCCGCGACCACGGCATCGAGACCGTCCGTGGCGACCTCACCGCGCCGTTCGCCCCCGACTCGTTCGACCTCGTGACGTTCAACCCGCCGTACCTCCCGACCGACCCCGACGACGAGGCCGACGACTGGATGGGGGTCGCCCTTTCGGGCGGCGAGACGGGTCGGGCCGTGATCGAACCGTTCCTCGCCGACGTCGGGCGGGTGCTCGCACCGTCCGGCCACGTCCTCCTCCTCGTGAGCAGCCTCTCCGACATCGACGTGGTTCGCGAGCGCGCGGCGGCCGCGGGGTTCGAGGCGAGCGCCGTCGCCGAGGACTCCTTCCCCTTCGAGAAGCTCCTGATACTCCGACTCGATCCCGTGTGA
- a CDS encoding 5-methyltetrahydropteroyltriglutamate--homocysteine methyltransferase, with protein MTELVATTPGVLPLPDWAKDRLGSLKGHQKEDLVDGDEGAEITDVYAEARAAVADWQTTAGLHRIGEGQLRWDDMLAHPLCVHDAVETRGIVRYYDNNNFYREPVVSGELTFDGDLADDLDAFVAMENAPESVQAVVPGPYSLADLATDEFYGDEAAFLDAIANFLAGEVRAFPDVETVFVLEPSLVTAPPDDDLAERASEALDSVADATSADVVVQTYWGALTEKVHAHVLDADVDAVGYDFVTNHEDNLYNINEYGTKDDISLGLVDGQNTLVEDPEKVAERVAWVDSQIPASEFETTYLTTNTELFYLPVNRTTAKFEALAEGAALAEADA; from the coding sequence ATGACGGAACTCGTTGCGACGACACCGGGCGTCCTCCCGCTGCCGGACTGGGCGAAGGACCGACTGGGGAGCCTGAAGGGCCACCAGAAGGAGGACCTCGTCGACGGCGACGAGGGCGCGGAGATAACCGACGTCTACGCCGAGGCGCGCGCGGCGGTCGCCGACTGGCAGACCACCGCCGGGCTCCACAGGATAGGGGAGGGTCAGCTCCGGTGGGACGACATGCTCGCCCACCCGCTCTGTGTCCACGACGCGGTCGAGACGCGCGGCATCGTGCGCTACTACGACAACAACAACTTCTACAGGGAGCCGGTGGTCTCGGGCGAACTCACCTTCGACGGCGACCTCGCCGACGACCTCGACGCGTTCGTTGCAATGGAGAACGCTCCGGAGAGCGTTCAGGCGGTGGTCCCCGGTCCGTACTCCCTCGCCGACCTCGCGACCGACGAGTTTTACGGGGACGAGGCGGCCTTCCTCGACGCCATCGCGAACTTCCTCGCGGGCGAGGTCCGGGCGTTCCCCGACGTCGAGACGGTGTTCGTGCTCGAACCCTCGCTGGTGACCGCCCCACCGGACGACGACCTCGCCGAGCGCGCGAGCGAAGCGCTCGATTCGGTGGCCGACGCGACCAGCGCCGACGTGGTGGTCCAGACCTACTGGGGGGCGCTGACCGAGAAGGTCCACGCCCACGTCCTCGATGCCGACGTCGACGCGGTCGGCTACGACTTCGTGACGAACCACGAGGACAACCTCTACAACATCAACGAGTACGGCACGAAGGACGATATCTCGCTCGGTCTCGTCGACGGCCAGAACACGCTGGTCGAGGACCCCGAGAAGGTGGCCGAACGGGTCGCGTGGGTCGACTCGCAGATCCCTGCCTCGGAGTTCGAGACGACCTACCTCACCACCAACACCGAGCTGTTCTATCTCCCCGTCAACCGGACCACGGCGAAGTTCGAGGCGCTTGCCGAAGGGGCGGCGCTCGCGGAGGCCGACGCATGA
- a CDS encoding methionine synthase, protein MSENREQFRPDGHPNEHFILTTVVGSYPKPKWLDRVREQHETPEGGFDDDNWAEAADDAARIITDEHERAGLDVVVDGEMRRNEMVEFFAERIEGYEFNGPVKVWGHNYFDKPSVTDAVAYDEPWLVSEFEFTNEAAERPVKVPITGPYTLASWSFNEAYDDDRDLALALADLVNEEIQKLVEHGARYIQIDEPALATTPDDHAIVGEALDRIVADLPEDVRIGLHVCYGDYSRIYPEILDFPIDEFDVELANGDYEQLDVFTDPEFTVDLALGVTDAHVAAVESVPEIKENIKKGLEVVPPERLTVSPDCGLKLLPREVAYGKTANMVAAAREVERELDSGDVEVGASATADD, encoded by the coding sequence ATGAGCGAGAACCGCGAGCAGTTCCGACCCGACGGCCACCCGAACGAGCACTTCATCCTCACCACCGTGGTGGGGAGCTACCCCAAACCCAAGTGGCTCGACCGGGTGCGCGAACAGCACGAGACCCCGGAAGGTGGGTTCGACGACGACAACTGGGCCGAGGCCGCCGACGACGCCGCCCGGATCATCACCGACGAGCACGAGCGCGCGGGCCTCGACGTGGTGGTCGACGGCGAGATGCGAAGAAACGAGATGGTGGAGTTCTTCGCCGAGCGGATCGAGGGCTACGAGTTCAACGGCCCCGTGAAGGTCTGGGGCCACAACTACTTCGACAAACCCTCGGTGACGGACGCGGTCGCCTACGACGAGCCGTGGCTGGTCTCGGAGTTCGAGTTCACGAACGAGGCGGCCGAACGTCCCGTCAAGGTCCCGATAACGGGACCTTACACCCTCGCGAGCTGGAGCTTCAACGAGGCCTACGACGACGACCGCGACCTCGCGCTCGCGCTCGCGGACCTCGTGAACGAGGAGATCCAGAAACTGGTCGAGCACGGCGCACGCTACATCCAGATCGACGAGCCCGCGCTCGCCACCACGCCCGACGACCACGCCATCGTCGGCGAGGCGCTCGATCGGATCGTCGCCGACCTCCCCGAGGACGTCCGGATCGGTCTCCACGTCTGCTACGGGGATTACTCCCGGATCTACCCCGAGATCCTCGACTTCCCGATCGACGAGTTCGACGTCGAGCTCGCCAACGGCGACTACGAACAGCTCGACGTCTTCACGGACCCCGAGTTCACGGTCGACCTCGCGCTCGGCGTGACCGACGCCCACGTCGCGGCGGTCGAATCCGTCCCCGAGATCAAGGAGAACATCAAGAAGGGCCTGGAGGTCGTCCCACCCGAACGGCTCACCGTCAGCCCCGACTGCGGGCTGAAGCTCCTGCCGCGCGAGGTAGCCTACGGCAAGACCGCGAACATGGTGGCGGCCGCTCGCGAGGTCGAACGCGAACTCGATTCGGGTGACGTCGAGGTCGGTGCCTCGGCGACCGCCGACGACTGA